Below is a genomic region from Flammeovirgaceae bacterium SG7u.111.
TTTGTTTCTTCATCGAAAAAAAGCACAGGGTTGGGTTGAAAAAAATCAAATCACACACCCTTAATGAATGTGTGATTTTTATTGGATGGCTTGCTTATCCCACTAACTTTGAAGATGTTGGAATGCAAGCCTTCATCAATTTGAGTCTTGAATAAATAATTTATCTAAAGGATACGACCCCTTCAATATAATCAACATCTGAATATGTTAGCCCAGTAGAAAGCGTCCCAGTAGTCGCATCATAAATATACATAGCACTTCCATTTGCAGTAGTAGCAGCTATAGCACCTTTGCCGTCACGAGTAATGGTCATTGCATTCCTTGGGTACATTGCAAGTGGAATATTAAGCTTTTCGGTTTCCCCAGATACAACATCAACCACATAATACTCGATATTGAAGTCCCACTGGTAATCACTGTACTCTTCTATCAAATCGCTTCTAAATACCTGTACTATTGCTTTGTTGTTTCCAACATACAAGAACCCAGCAGTGTGATTTCCATTAAACTTGCTTGAAAGATCTAAGAAGTAATTCGAATCAAAATCATCTTCTCCTGCATTTATTCTCAAAAGACCAGAAGGCAAACTTTCATTTGCACCCCAGTAGTTAGAAGGGCAAGATATTAAATACAGGTTTCCACTTTCATCAATACCATGAGAGCTTACCACACTAAGGCCCAAACCTGCAGTTCGGTCATCTTTGATTGTTTTTTCTAATTGGAGAGTGGCTGCATCATAAACTTGAAGGGGAGCAAATGGAAGAGATGACCATTTCGCGTCATAATGGATATATGGGACAAAGATTTTACCATCTTTGTATATATAACCAGACAATGATGCTCTTTCACCTGAGCCCAATTGTACGGTAAAGTTTCCAGTAGACAACTCTGTCATACCGTCTGTGTCTATTACCTGATAAGAAAACACTCCTGTTTCATTAGCCCTCATCCCTGTAGAAACAAGCATTTCAGTATCATTTGTAAAAGCTGACAAAGGACCTCCACTAATTCCTAGCCCTAAAATAGCTCCTTCAGATTTCAATACTCCTTGACCATCAACACTATATTTTGATAAAACACCGTCATAGTTCAAATACACAAAACCATCTTTTCCATTGACCAATACGTTCCAAGGAGCGTCAGGAATTTCTTGAGCATCGTAAATAGAAGCACTTCCAGATTGCAATGTAGTAACCGGATGCATTGGGTACAGGTCAGCAGACTCAAGTGCTGGTGCAACAAGATAGCTATAGTTTTCATCATCAGATGGCAACATTGGCGAGTCGTCATCACTACATGAGGATATAAAAACTATTGAAAACACCAATGCTAAATAGCTTATGTTTTTAATTGAAGTAATAATTGTTTTCACTTGATTGAGTTTTAAAAGTTCTAAGAATTAATTAATAAAATACCTCCATTTCAAATTGAAAGCCCTACCAGGCTTTTGAAGCTTAAATTCATCATAAGCAAGCGCATTAAAAATATTCGAAACCTCAAAGGAAACGGAATGTCTTTTTTGCGGGCCAAGCGCAGTTACCCCTACATTTTGGAGGTATTGAGTGGGTATTTCATTTTGAAATCCACTCAAAATATCATAGCCCAAAAGAAATGAATGGACATAATTAAAATTGTAATAGGTAAACAGCTCTACCTTATCAAAAATCGGTTTAAATGTGTAGCTCAAACCAAGGTTGGCAAAAAGATATGGTTCGTTTGGAATCCTCAAACCAAAAGTAGGGTTTGGGTTTCCTGTGGAAGAGAATTCTGTGTTGTTGATAAACTTTTGCCAAGTTAGGTTGCCATTTATATTGAACCTCTCTTTGTACTTATATTTAATATCTACCTCCAGGCCACTGATAAGTGCATCCAACACATTTTCATGTTGGTTTAACCGTCCGTTGTTTCTTTCTCTGATAAAGTTGTGAACATCACGGTGAAATAAATTAAACCCGACCTGTAACGAATTATCCGTGTTAAAAACAAAGGCATATTGTCCTCCAAAATTGAAATTGTTGGCCGATTCGGGAAGAAGAAAAGGGTTTGCAAGCACAGTTAGTCCATCGCCAAATATTTCATCTGGCTCAGGAATTCGATAGCCTTTTTCGTAAGACGATTTCAGGTAAAAATCACGAGTGACATAGTACCTCAATGCCAAAGAATAACCAAACTCACCTAAGCTTGTCGACAAGTCTTCAATTGACACAGCACCATCAATAGAGGTTAATACATTACGGGTTTTAGTCGCAAAATTGTAATACTTGACCGCAGGTATCACTGACAAGTCTTGTTCAAATAAATTGATCTCATACGATAAGCCCGCCACATGTTTTGTCAATGTATTTGGGCTTCTAAACGGTTCTTCTTCCGAAGTTCCAAATCTATTTTCACCTTGTCGCTCAAAATGAGTGGTGATGTAATTAAGGTTAATACTTTGATTATTTGTTATATCATAATTTAGAAAAGCACGCTGCAAAAAAGAGGTTTGGACATAGTCAAAATAGGTCTTAATCCGAAGGGCTTCACCCCAAGTAGGGTTAATATTCGGTTTGCGCCCACCTTGCCAATTGTACACATAGGATGAGGTATCGATCTTGGTATTGTTGACCTCACTGTATTGTGCAAAAAGATTAAGATCAAGGTTTTTGATTCCAATATCTGATTTCCTAAAATTCAGATTGAAAAAATAACTGTCTTCCAATTCCTTCACTTCACCAAAAGGAGGGTTCAAGCTGAAGCTAGTTTGTAAGTCTTGGTCTAATTCGGCAAAAGCAGCGCCAATCATAAACTTATCAGCCCACTTTCTATCATTAAAACCAACTTCAACATGCCCCATCATGGATTTATAAGTATCATGAAACCGTTTAGTATCAGTAGTATAAGGTTGGCTATTTTCATCAAAAGCCTCTATTCCGTACATTGTATAATTATTTGCGCTGTAGTTGTAAAAACTTTTTAGCGAAATACTAAAGCCAGAATCTTTAAAATATTTTCTACCTATTAGCGCTGCTCTATGCGTATTGAATGACCCAAAACTGTAAGAAGCATCAAGAAATGATTGAACTGAATTATCGGTCACAATATTGACCGAACCGCCTAAAGCATCGCTACCCAAATTGATAGGTACTACCCCCTTATAGACTTCTACACGATCGATCAGGTTAACTGGAAAATTATTTAAACCATAAGCCCTGCCCATTATATCCATAGGGATATCATCAATAAAAATCTTGACTTGGTTTCCGCTAAGTCCATTCAGCGTAAAGCTAAACTTCGAGCCCAAACCTCCGGTTTCTCTAATCCTGACACCGGATGTCCGGTTTAGCAGTTGATTGACATCCATGTTCCGAATTTGCATAGGCTTGGCGTCCACGGCGGTTACCGAAAATGCCTTTTGCTGTAAAAATGCTGTTTCATCAGCTTCAACCACCACCTCGCTCAAGAGTTGGGTATTTTCTAACATTACCACCGTCCCTAAGTTCAATTGGGAACCCTTATCAAAATCTATCGCAATTAACTGCTTTTTTAAACCTACCCCAGAAATTTCGATAGTACACTTTTTCTCACTAGGAGATAACCTGAACTCCCCTTTGTTATCAGTAATAGTACCGTTCTTACTTTCTTTAATAAGAATAGCAACTCCAGGCAATGCACTACCCTTCTCATCTACTATTTTACCGTATATGGTATTTTGTGCATAAGCGCTAGCAAATGAGGAAAGAATGAATGCCGCTAAAAAAAATATTGTAAAGTTTATCCTCATACTCAGTCTGGTTGTTCATTTAGTTTCATGTATGCCATTCCTTCCAGCCTTAGCGGAAGGCGGTGTAACCTTTTGGTATCTACTACTACAATACCACCACCTATAAAATCATGGGTCATGCCCAGATAGGTCT
It encodes:
- a CDS encoding DUF4374 domain-containing protein codes for the protein MKTIITSIKNISYLALVFSIVFISSCSDDDSPMLPSDDENYSYLVAPALESADLYPMHPVTTLQSGSASIYDAQEIPDAPWNVLVNGKDGFVYLNYDGVLSKYSVDGQGVLKSEGAILGLGISGGPLSAFTNDTEMLVSTGMRANETGVFSYQVIDTDGMTELSTGNFTVQLGSGERASLSGYIYKDGKIFVPYIHYDAKWSSLPFAPLQVYDAATLQLEKTIKDDRTAGLGLSVVSSHGIDESGNLYLISCPSNYWGANESLPSGLLRINAGEDDFDSNYFLDLSSKFNGNHTAGFLYVGNNKAIVQVFRSDLIEEYSDYQWDFNIEYYVVDVVSGETEKLNIPLAMYPRNAMTITRDGKGAIAATTANGSAMYIYDATTGTLSTGLTYSDVDYIEGVVSFR
- a CDS encoding TonB-dependent receptor plug domain-containing protein — its product is MRINFTIFFLAAFILSSFASAYAQNTIYGKIVDEKGSALPGVAILIKESKNGTITDNKGEFRLSPSEKKCTIEISGVGLKKQLIAIDFDKGSQLNLGTVVMLENTQLLSEVVVEADETAFLQQKAFSVTAVDAKPMQIRNMDVNQLLNRTSGVRIRETGGLGSKFSFTLNGLSGNQVKIFIDDIPMDIMGRAYGLNNFPVNLIDRVEVYKGVVPINLGSDALGGSVNIVTDNSVQSFLDASYSFGSFNTHRAALIGRKYFKDSGFSISLKSFYNYSANNYTMYGIEAFDENSQPYTTDTKRFHDTYKSMMGHVEVGFNDRKWADKFMIGAAFAELDQDLQTSFSLNPPFGEVKELEDSYFFNLNFRKSDIGIKNLDLNLFAQYSEVNNTKIDTSSYVYNWQGGRKPNINPTWGEALRIKTYFDYVQTSFLQRAFLNYDITNNQSINLNYITTHFERQGENRFGTSEEEPFRSPNTLTKHVAGLSYEINLFEQDLSVIPAVKYYNFATKTRNVLTSIDGAVSIEDLSTSLGEFGYSLALRYYVTRDFYLKSSYEKGYRIPEPDEIFGDGLTVLANPFLLPESANNFNFGGQYAFVFNTDNSLQVGFNLFHRDVHNFIRERNNGRLNQHENVLDALISGLEVDIKYKYKERFNINGNLTWQKFINNTEFSSTGNPNPTFGLRIPNEPYLFANLGLSYTFKPIFDKVELFTYYNFNYVHSFLLGYDILSGFQNEIPTQYLQNVGVTALGPQKRHSVSFEVSNIFNALAYDEFKLQKPGRAFNLKWRYFIN